From the genome of Bacteroidota bacterium:
TGGCTTCGCATTTTTCCCGACAAGCCCATCACCAAAAAACCTGCAGAGGTTCGTATGGGAAAAGGAAAAGGAAATCCGGAATACTGGGTGGCAGTGGTAAAAGCAGGTCGCATTATGTTTGAAATTGAAGGAACGGACATGGCAACAGCAAAAGAAGCGCTTCGTCTCGCAGGCGATAAACTTCCATGCTTATCAAAATTCATGGTGAGAAATGATTATTCAGCATAATAATTATTGAATAAAAAAGAAAATGAAAAAAGCAGATTTATCTCAACTTTCAACCAGCGACCTCAAGGAAAAACTTGCGGAAGAAAAAAATTCGCTGGGCAAAATGAAATTCGGGCATTCAATTTCCCCGGTGGAAAGTCCCATGCGTATTCGCAACGGAAGAAAAACCATAGCGCGCATGATGACCGAACTTCGCAAACGTGAATTGGCAGAAGCAAAAAAATAACACGAAGTGTTATGCTGAGCGTAGTCGAAGCATCTCACTAAATAAAAAATAAATGGAAACTCTTGTAAGA
Proteins encoded in this window:
- the rplP gene encoding 50S ribosomal protein L16 is translated as MLQPKKTTFRKMHKMVPSGNARRGTTLAFGSFGIKATETAWVTARQIEAARVALTRHIGRDAKVWLRIFPDKPITKKPAEVRMGKGKGNPEYWVAVVKAGRIMFEIEGTDMATAKEALRLAGDKLPCLSKFMVRNDYSA
- the rpmC gene encoding 50S ribosomal protein L29 produces the protein MKKADLSQLSTSDLKEKLAEEKNSLGKMKFGHSISPVESPMRIRNGRKTIARMMTELRKRELAEAKK